In a single window of the Cucumis melo cultivar AY chromosome 11, USDA_Cmelo_AY_1.0, whole genome shotgun sequence genome:
- the LOC103496041 gene encoding uncharacterized protein LOC103496041: MDLIQDNHSDDDFNSDDDDDVCKLGGEIIRAPNMDTIPMEIISNSIYYPFFKDFIGAIDDTHVVASILQNEQILFRGRKTNTTWNIMCVCSFDMLFTYVMSGWEGSTNDFRILQECIKNPENKFPMPKRDQYYLVDSGYSNMPRFLAPFQGRRYHLRDFRERRHCPRGREVFNYRHSSLRNVIERCFGVLKARFPILKQMPPYPIKTHKYISIACCTIHNYIRLNDRQDDLFNDFSNELMIVEDIHNLSANL; the protein is encoded by the exons ATGGACTTGATTCAAGATAATCATTCTGATGACGATTTTAATTCTGACGACGATGACGATG TTTGCAAGCTTGGTGGAGAAATTATTCGCGCACCCAATATGGACACTATACCAATGGAGATCATATCAAATTCAATATATTACCCTTTCTTTAAG GATTTTATTGGTGCTATTGATGACACTCATGTTGTTGCAAGTATTCTCCAAAATGAACAAATACTGTTTCGTGGAAGAAAAACTAACACAACATGGAATATAATGTGTGTTTGTTCATTTGATATGTTATTCACGTATGTCATGTCTGGTTGGGAAGGATCAACCAATGATTTTCGCAtacttcaagaatgtatcaagAATCCCGAGAATAAATTTCCTATGCCTAAGAGAG ATCAATACTATCTTGTCGATTCAGGATATTCAAATATGCCAAGATTTTTAGCACCATTTCAAGGTCGAAGATATCATTTACGAGATTTTAGAGAAAGGAGACATTGCCCTCGAGGTAGAGAAGTGTTTAATTATCGACATTCTTCACTGCGAAATGTCATTGAACGTTGTTTTGGTGTGCTGAAGGCTCGATTTCCTATTCTTAAGCAAATGCCTCCTTACCCGATCAagacacataaatatatatcgATAGCATGTTGCACAATTCACAATTATATTAGATTGAATGATCGTCAAGATGATCTTTTCAATGACTTTAGCAATGAATTAATGATCGTTGAAGATATACATAATTTGTCGGCCAATTTGTAG